The following are encoded in a window of Strigops habroptila isolate Jane chromosome 9, bStrHab1.2.pri, whole genome shotgun sequence genomic DNA:
- the SLITRK4 gene encoding SLIT and NTRK-like protein 4 has protein sequence MFLWLFLVLSSPVSSTTADADISVEICNVCSCVSVENVLYVNCEKVAVYRPNQLKPPWSNFYHLNFQNNLLIILYPNTFLNFTYAVSLQLGNNKLQNIEGGAFMGLSALKQLHLNNNELKILRADAFLGIENLEYLQADYNLIKFIERGAFNKLHKLKVLILNDNLISFLPDNIFRFASLTHLDIRGNRIQKLPYIGVLEHIGRIVELQLEDNPWNCTCDLLPLKAWLENMPYNIYIGEAICETPSDLYGRLLKETNKQELCSMGTGSDFDVRILPPSQLEPGYSTPNGHTTQTSVHRLVTKPPKTTNPSKISGIVAGKALSNRSLSQIVSFQTRVPPLTPCPVPCVCKTHPSDLGLSVNCQERNIESMAELVPKPLNAKKLHVNGNYIKDVDTTDFIEFEGLDLLHLGSNRISLIKGEVFRNLTNLRRLYLNGNQIERLSPEMFAGLHNLQYLYLEYNVIREILAGTFDLMPNLQLLYLNNNLLRSLPAYIFVGAPLARLNLRNNHFMYLPVSGVLDQLKSLTQIDLEGNPWDCTCDLVALKLWLEKLNEGIVVKELKCETPVQFANIELKSLKNEILCPKLLNKPSALFTSPMPAVTFTTPPGPVRSPPGGPVPLSILILSILVVLILTVFVAFCLLVFVLRRNKKPTIKHEGIGNQECSSMQLQLRKHDHKSSKKDGLGAEAFIPQTIEQMSKSHTCGLKESETGFTFADPPGQKVILRNINDKEKDLLHTDTRKRLSTIDELDELFPGRDSNVFIQNFLESKKEYNSIGVSGFEIRYPEKLQDKKNKKSLIGGNHSKIVVEQRKSEYFELKAKLQGSPDYLQVLEEQTALNKI, from the coding sequence ATGTTTCTGTGGCTCTTTCTGGTTCTGTCATCTCCAGTTTCTTCTACAACTGCAGATGCTGATATATCTGTGGAAATTTGCAATGTTTGCTCCTGTGTGTCAGTTGAGAATGTACTCTATGTCAACTGTGAGAAGGTTGCAGTCTACAGACCAAATCAGCTTAAACCACCATGGTCTAATTTTTACCACCTTAACTTTCAAAACAACCTGCTAATTATTCTATATCCAAATACCTTTCTTAATTTTACATACGCAGTGTCCTTGCAACTGGGTAATAATAAGTTACAGAACATTGAGGGAGGGGCCTTTATGGGTCTTAGTGCATTGAAACAGTTGCACTTGAACAACAATGAATTAAAGATTCTCCGAGCTGACGCTTTCCTTGGCATAGAGAACTTGGAGTATCTCCAAGCTGACTACAATTTAATCAAGTTTATTGAACGGGGAGCCTTCAATAAGCTTCACAAGCTGAAAGTCCTGATTCTTAATGACAATCTGATTTCATTCCTTCCTGATAATATTTTTCGATTTGCTTCTCTAACTCATCTGGATATACGAGGGAATCGAATACAGAAGCTTCCATACATTGGAGTTCTGGAACACATTGGCCGAATTGTTGAATTGCAGCTGGAGGACAATCCCTGGAATTGTACTTGTGATTTGTTGCCTTTGAAAGCGTGGCTGGAGAACATGCCCTATAACATCTACATTGGAGAAGCTATCTGTGAAACACCCAGTGACTTGTATGGAAGACTGCTGAAAGAAACCAACAAGCAAGAGCTGTGCTCCATGGGGACAGGGAGTGATTTTGATGTGCGCATTCTGCCTCCCTCACAGCTGGAGCCTGGTTACAGCACACCTAATGGCCACACCACTCAAACATCAGTGCACAGATTAGTCACAAAGCCACCAAAGACTACAAATCCTTCAAAAATCTCGGGGATAGTAGCAGGCAAAGCACTGTCTAATCGCAGTCTCAGCCAAATTGTATCTTTCCAGACTAGGGTGCCTCCTTTAACTCCTTGTCCGGTCCCCTGTGTTTGCAAAACGCATCCTTCAGACTTGGGATTAAGTGTAAATTGCCAAGAAAGAAATATAGAGTCAATGGCCGAACTTGTACCAAAACCTTTAAATGCCAAGAAACTGCATGTAAATGGCAATTATATTAAGGATGTGGACACTACAGATTTTATTGAGTTTGAGGGGCTGGATTTGCTACATTTAGGCAGCAATCGGATTTCACTGATCAAAGGAGAAGTTTTCCGCAACCTTACAAATCTACGGAGATTGTATCTCAATGGCAATCAGATAGAGCGTCTGAGCCCAGAAATGTTTGCTGGCCTCCACAACTTGCAATATCTGTATTTGGAATACAATGTTATCAGAGAAATCCTAGCAGGCACCTTTGACTTAATGCCAAATTTGCAGTTGCTCTACCTGAACAACAATCTTCTACGAAGCTTGCCAGCATACATATTTGTGGGTGCACCCCTTGCTAGACTGAATCTGAGGAACAATCATTTCATGTATTTACCTGTAAGTGGCGTTCTTGATCAGCTAAAATCTCTTACACAGATTGACTTGGAAGGTAACCCATGGGACTGCACTTGTGATTTAGTTGCATTAAAACTGTGGCTTGAAAAGCTAAATGAAGGTATTGTGGTGAAGGAATTGAAATGTGAAACACCTGTACAGTTTGCAAACATTGAACTTAAGTCTCTGAAAAATGAGATCCTCTGTCCTAAACTTTTAAACAAGCCATCTGCTCTGTTCACTAGTCCAATGCCCGCTGTTACTTTTACAACACCACCGGGACCAGTTCGGAGCCCTCCTGGTGGCCCAGTTCCGTTGTCCATCCTAATCTTAAGCATATTAGTTGTGCTTATTTTAACagtgtttgttgctttttgtcttcttgttTTTGTGCTTCGGCGCAACAAAAAACCAACTATAAAGCATGAAGGGATTGGAAATCAAGAATGCAGTTCAATGCAACTGCAGCTAAGAAAGCACGATCACAAGTCAAGCAAAAAGGATGGACTAGGTGCAGAAGCCTTCATTCCTCAGACAATTGAGCAGATGAGCAAAAGTCATACCTGTGGCTTAAAAGAGTCTGAAACGGGCTTCACGTTTGCTGACCCACCAGGGCAAAAAGTAATTCTGAGAAATATTAAtgacaaagagaaagatttatTGCATACGGATACCAGAAAAAGACTTAGCACAATCGATGAACTGGATGAGTTATTCCCTGGGAGGGATTCCAATGTATTTATTCAAAATTTTCTTGAAAGTAAAAAAGAATACAACAGCATAGGAGTCAGTGGCTTTGAAATACGTTATCCAGAGAAActacaagacaaaaaaaacaagaaatctCTAATAGGTGGTAATCATAGTAAAATTGTAGtagaacaaagaaaaagtgaatATTTTGAACTAAAAGCTAAACTTCAAGGATCACCTGACTACCTACAAGTCCTTGAAGAGCAAACAGCTTTGAATAAAATATAG